In the Pongo abelii isolate AG06213 chromosome 2, NHGRI_mPonAbe1-v2.0_pri, whole genome shotgun sequence genome, ACTAGCATCTTACCGATAAGAACTGAGAAGAAGAACTGCACGATGGGGATGTTCAGAATCGGGGCCGAGAGGTTCAAGAACCAGTTTGGTGTCATGGGGAaaagtctcaaaaacaacaagaaaaaaaacaagctgtTTCTGTTCTCCTCCACCTGTAGCCAAAGAGAAGAAAGCTGTTAAGAAGCAGAAAGGGTCTCCAGGTATTGAAAACCTGCTGGTGCCGGGCACTGTTCTAGACTCTTTACATAATCTGTTCCCAATTCTTCCAACAACCCTCCAAGAAAAGactgttttcctcattttaaaatagagatgctgaggatcagagaagttgagaacttgcccaaagtcacagagctggtaatgatggagctgggatttgatccCAGGTCTATGTCTCCTGAAGACATCAAAAGAACCCCTAGGACCTCCCGAGACACCGTGGAAGAGTCCTGTGGGAAATCCCTGCCACTGGCTTCTCTCAAGGCCATGCATGAAGTGACTCTCTGGGGTCCCAGCTCTCAGATGTGACCCCTCCCCTTACCTTTCTCTGCAGCAGGGCCACTTTATCAGGAAAGTAGGACACCACCAACTGTTTGCCAAAAATACTGGAGAGCAGGTAGCAGCATGTGGCACCCACTGAGGTCAACACACAGCACAGCAGAAGCCCCAGCCATGGCCCAAACAAGGCACCAGCTAAAACATTCTGCAAAGAAAACAAACCCTCAGGCATGTGAACATCTGGCAGCTACCAGGCACCTCATCTTGGAGCCTGAGAGTCACAGGTTCCCTCCTCCTCCACTGCTTTTTTCCAGCTAAAACCCaactgcattatttatttatttatttaagaaataggatctcgctctgtcacccatgctggagtacagtgacatgatcatagctcactacatcctcgaactcctggatcaagcgatcctcctgcctcagcctcccaagcagctaggactgtaggcacacaccaccatatccacctactttttaaaattttttgtagagatggggtctcactgtgttgcccaggctggtttcaaactcctggactcaagtgatcctcccacctcagcctcccaaagtgctaggattgcaggcatgagccactgccccaggtCCCAATTGCCATTTAAAGAGGTGaatgaaaaattatgaaaaggCTGGGAACTACACCTGGCATCAGTCTCTTCACCTTGAAAATGAGGATAAGGATAAAAGCCTCAGAGGGCAGGAGAGAATTAAATGGGATCTGTGGCTATGGTAGATTCTACAATTACTGGGGCTCCAAGAAAGTAGAAATGAAACTCACAAGTTATTTTTACCATTTCAAAAGATGAACACAAACCATAAATTTTCCCTTGGTAAGACCACACAAGCTATGTTAAGGTgtcttgtttctttgctttttgctgGAATTACATCTATGTAGTATGCTAATACCGGGGTTCCATGTTGACCAGAGCTCTAGCCAACACTTGAAGACGTCTCGGtttaagaaaaagggaaaagtgaACCAATACTTCCTAAATGCATTTTGGTTGGTAGACATCATCCTGACAAAACATGGGATCCAAGAGAGAAAGTAAAAGGAAGCCTTGGAAGTGGGAAGCCGGGGAGCCGCTGAGCACTGTGTTAAGTGCTTGACTACATGTCCTGTGTAATCCTCACTACATCCCTGAGTCATGCCATCCTTGCCCCATTCTACAGGTGAGAGGTTAAGTATCCTCCCCAAGAGCACAGCAGGCAGAGTCAGGGTTCACCCTCAGATCTGGATGTGGAGCCCCCACCAAGCAGCAGCTGGCTCTCTGCCCTGAAGAGGGATCAGttcaagacagaagacagacataGGGCAGCCTCAAGGAGTCAGCCCCTGACCCCGAGCCCCACACACCTCCCCTGCCTCTCTTAGacatgtttgcttttcttctaGTTTCCGACAAGGAAACTGTTTGAGCAGGTCCAGCCTCAGCCTAGAGGAGAGAaacaggctggggtgggagaaggaaGCAGTACAAAAGGAAGCTGTCAGCGTCTCCCACTTCGGTGCTCAATCCCTCAGTAGGCGCTGAGGGCCAATGTGTGCCAGCCCCGATACACCCACTGTCACGTTTAATCATCCCCACACAACTATCCCATGAGGTTACAGGGGAGTATCcaaattttacagataaggaaacacgGTTGGAGGGAGGGCAGGCCACTGACCAGGAAGCTGGAGCCGGGGATGGCAAAGCCCTGTTTGTAGAGGTAGGCGCTGCAGAAGAGCAGGAACACGTAGGCCTGGTGCTCCTTCCGGTACTCTCGAAGGACCTCAGAGAGCTCCCGCAGCTCTGCCAGGTCGGAGGGGAACCACAGCGACCTGGGGATTTGGAAAAGCAGATGGAAACATGAGTTCAGATCAGTCCAGTGCCCATGAAAGTCACTCGCTGTGTCTTCTTTTCAGAGTAGGTTTATAAATATGCCCATCATCTGGTCTGCTGGGAACACATACACTCCCAACGACAGATGACCTGATACAACGTTGCAGAGACAGACAGGAGAGCCCTCGTTTGGAAGCAAAAGACCTGGGTTAACATCCCAACCCTGCTACTTTCTGTTTTATGTCCTTGGACTAGTCCCTGAGTCTGTTTCTTTATCTAAAAAATGAGGGGTTGGTGCTAAACAGTCATTAAGTTCCCCTTTAGCTCTGGGATTTTAGAATCTGTTCTTAAGAGGCAAATGGATTCATTTCCAGGCAAGTTCTAAATGTCCTAAATTGCCTTCCTTTCAAGGACACTGCCTCCCCCACAAACCAAGAACAATTCAAACTGTTCCTGAGGTGCCAAGTAAAACGACTTTTTAGCATTCACTATAAAGCCAATTAAAGATTCTTCAGGAAAGTATATCTATCCCATAGGATAAACGTAACTTTTTTGATAATATGTCAGGCTTGAATCGAACCCTTTCAAAGAGCCCACTATTTAACTCTGCTCTTAATCTGGTCCTCAATGCACTTTGAATCCTGTCCAAGGGTTGTAGTATAAAGGCTACCTTGCCTCTGCCATCTGAACAGTCCTTGAATCCATCACTGATTAATCATGAGCAAACCCTCCTACTTCTCATGAGAATGCTTCTCTTGGTATGTCCGACACCCACAGCAGAGCCTTCTTAGCTATAGCAAaagaatacaataactgaaaacAGCTGCCTTAATAGTCAAATATCAGTAATTCCCTAAACCACGCAATGCTGTACTAGGCacacttccatgcactttataaAGAGTATGCAGCACTCACAAAAACCGGCCAGGTAAATActgctctgcctcctgcctcgaCCAGTCGTTCATTAGAAGGGGAAAAgggggccaggcgcgatggctcgcgcctgtaatcccaaaactttgggaggctgaggcaggcggatcacctgaggtcaggggtccgagaccagcctggccaacatgatgagacccccgtctttactaaaaatacaaaaattagccggcggtggtggcgcgcgcctgtagtcccagttacttgggaagctgaggcaggtgaatcgctcgaacccgggaggaggaggttaaagtaagccgagatcgcgccactgcactccagcctgggtgacagagcgagactccgtctcagaaaaaaaaaaaaaggtaaaagtagAGACAACCAGGAAGACGGGCAGAGCCTATAATTAATTCGTGAATAATTTAAAGTTGTCTATGCAACATTTCTCCTGAAGATCTAACGTCTAAAGTCTCAAGGGCAGACCTGACGtaagtggggtggggaggaggagaggcagtTGAAAGTGGACTTGAAGGGGCTGGGGGCCCGCACGGGGGCGAAGGTGGGCTGGAAATGGGGCCCAGGGCTGGGACTGGGAAAGCAACGGCGCGGGCAGGCTCACCGCCGCGTCTCCCCCGGCAAATCCATCCAACCAAAGGCACCGCGGCGTGACGCCCTGCACACCCCGCAGCCGGCACCACACAGGTCCCAGTCAGGCCCGGAACCGGACTCCCATCCACCCGCCTGTCCGAGACCGTGCGGACAAGGGCCCGGATACCAGACCCGGATTCCAGTCCGATAAGTGAACCTCAATTCCCAACGCCTCCGATACCGGAACCCGAATCTCCGAATTTCCGATTCCCAGCCCCGGTCCTCGGACCTGGCTCCCTTCCTCTGACCCGAACCCGGATTCCCGCCACGcacctgcctccagcctcctcgGTGGAGCCCAGTCTCCGCCCGCGGGGCAGTCGCGTCGACAGCAAGTACAAGGCGAAGGTGCAGCCGGCGAAGACCAGAAGGAGGCCGAGCAGCGGGCGCATGTCGGCCCCGCACCCCGGCCCGCGGGGCAGCCGAGAAGCTCACTTGCACCCCGGGACGCAGCGGCGGGCGGACTGAGCCAGCGGAGCACGTTCACGGACGGACCGGGGAGGGGTCCGCGCCAAGACCCGCCCCCGAACCAGGCCCCGCCTCCCGAGTCAGGCCCCCGCGCCCGATTCTGACTCCGCCCTCTCTGTCCTTCGGTGGAGACTCCCGGAAAAACCTGCCTCCCAGTCTGCCCTCTCTCCGTCTGTCTGTGCTTGTTTTTCTACGTTTATCCCTGTCGCTTTCTCCACTTATTCTGCAGGCATGGAGCGCCCCCAGTGCCGGCTTGGTGCCAGGGCTGGGAGATCCGGGGGTGAATCGTGAGCCCGGCCCACAGCGAGCTTGCAGTCTAGAGGTCAAGGCAGTCTTGTCCACAACCTGCTGTCACACAAAGCAAATGTAGCTGGTGTGGCACCAGGGGCTGCTTGAGTGCGGTGGGGCGGCAATAGTGACCACGGAAATAATCAGAATTGCTTTTAATTCAGCTCCTACTATATTCCCGTCATCCCTGAGCCTCACAATCATCCTCCAAGGTAggtatttttgtctttctctaaCAGATGAAAACTCTGAGTTTCAGAAGAATTAAATGACATCCCCCCAAAAGAGAGACAGTATAAGAATCCAAGTCAACCTGAGTCCAAAACCAGTGGCCCTTACACTGTGTGGCTTTATGGAGGAGATGGAGTTTAAGTTTACCTTCAAGGATGAGCAACACTTTTCTTCAAGcagaaaaagaagggaatgggTGAACAAGGTCCCAGGTAAGGCACCAGAATCCAGTTTCAGTGAAGCCTAAGGTATATGAGAAATAAGTGAGAATCTGGGGACAAACAAGAGTGCACTGAAGGCAGGCTAAGGAGTTAGACTTTTAATAATGTAGATGAGACACCAACAGAGGTGTTTAAGTAAGAGAATGATTTCGTTCCTGTTTTAGGATGTTCGCTTTGGCAGATGATTAGAATACATGCTGACTTGATAGCCGCAACTGTCCTGATAAGaaagtactccagcctggctgggcgtggtggcttacgcctgtaatcccaggattttgggaagcagaggcgggtggatcacttgatgtcaggagttcgagactagcctgtccaacatggtgaaaccccgtctgtactaaaaatacaataattagccgagcatgatggcacgtgcctgtaatcccagttactcgggaggctgaggcacgagaatcgcttgaacctggaaggcag is a window encoding:
- the TMEM41A gene encoding transmembrane protein 41A isoform X1, with amino-acid sequence MRPLLGLLLVFAGCTFALYLLSTRLPRGRRLGSTEEAGGRSLWFPSDLAELRELSEVLREYRKEHQAYVFLLFCSAYLYKQGFAIPGSSFLNVLAGALFGPWLGLLLCCVLTSVGATCCYLLSSIFGKQLVVSYFPDKVALLQRKVEENRNSLFFFLLFLRLFPMTPNWFLNLSAPILNIPIVQFFFSVLIGLIPYNFICVQTGSILSTLTSLDALFSWDTVFKLLAIAMVALIPGTLIKKFSQKHLQLNETSTANHIHSRKDT
- the TMEM41A gene encoding transmembrane protein 41A isoform X3, whose protein sequence is MRPLLGLLLVFAGCTFALYLLSTRLPRGRRLGSTEEAGGRSLWFPSDLAELRELSEVLREYRKEHQAYVFLLFCSAYLYKQGFAIPGSSFLNVLAGALFGPWLGLLLCCVLTSVGATCCYLLSSIFGKQLVVSYFPDKVALLQRKVEENRNSLFFFLLFLRLFPMTPNWFLNLSAPILNIPIVQFFFSVLIVALLSLLWLLGTQNQIWGPLLANRFDPI
- the TMEM41A gene encoding transmembrane protein 41A isoform X2, which codes for MDSRTVQMAEARSLWFPSDLAELRELSEVLREYRKEHQAYVFLLFCSAYLYKQGFAIPGSSFLNVLAGALFGPWLGLLLCCVLTSVGATCCYLLSSIFGKQLVVSYFPDKVALLQRKVEENRNSLFFFLLFLRLFPMTPNWFLNLSAPILNIPIVQFFFSVLIGLIPYNFICVQTGSILSTLTSLDALFSWDTVFKLLAIAMVALIPGTLIKKFSQKHLQLNETSTANHIHSRKDT